In one Penaeus chinensis breed Huanghai No. 1 chromosome 33, ASM1920278v2, whole genome shotgun sequence genomic region, the following are encoded:
- the LOC125043140 gene encoding F-box/LRR-repeat protein 14-like, with amino-acid sequence MEDSGVDRLCPQTTHISCLYPEILALIFSYLDVKDKGRVAQVCINWRDAAYHKSVWRGVEAKLHLRRANPSLFPSLVRRGVRRVQVLSLRRTLRDVISGVPNLTSLNLSGCYNVTDIGLTHAFVTESPSLTHLNLSLCKQISDSSLGKIAQQLRNLEVLELGGCSYITNTGLLLVAWGLKKLRRLNLRSCCLVSNQGIAYLAGQHQEAADGTTALEYLGLQDCQKLSDEALRHVANGLPNLKSINLSFCASITDSGLKYLARMPSLRDLNLRSCDNISDIGIAYLAEGGSRITGLDVSFCDKIGDQALVHISQGLFTLRSLSCSACQISDDGIHRIARTLHELDTLNIGQCVRVTDKGLQLIAEHLTNLYCIDLYGCNRITTVGLERIMQLPRLSVLNLGLWHKHRR; translated from the coding sequence ATGGAGGACAGTGGAGTGGACAGATTGTGTCCACAGACTACACATATTTCGTGTTTATACCCAGAGATCTTGGCACTCATATTCAGTTACTTGGATGTAAAAGACAAGGGTCGAGTGGCACAAGTGTGTATTAACTGGCGTGACGCGGCTTATCATAAAAGTGTGTGGAGAGGAGTAGAGGCGAAGCTCCACCTGCGTCGGGCCAACCCGTCTTTGTTCCCGTCGCTGGTGCGTCGAGGTGTTCGCCGCGTGCAGGTGTTGTCGCTGCGACGGACGCTGAGGGATGTCATCAGCGGCGTGCCCAACCTtacctccctcaacctctccggCTGTTACAACGTTACGGACATCGGCCTCACGCACGCCTTCGTCACCGAATCTCCGTCACTCACGCACCTCAACCTCTCGCTCTGTAAACAGATCTCGGACTCCTCCTTGGGCAAGATCGCTCAGCAGTTGAGGAACCTCGAAGTCCTGGAGCTCGGAGGCTGCTCGTACATCACCAACACGGGCCTCCTGCTGGTGGCCTGGGGCTTGAAGAAGCTGCGGAGACTTAACCTCAGGTCATGCTGTCTCGTGAGTAATCAGGGCATCGCCTACCTGGCGGGGCAGCACCAGGAGGCCGCGGACGGCACCACGGCCCTCGAGTACCTTGGCCTCCAGGACTGCCAGAAACTGTCCGACGAGGCCCTCAGACACGTGGCCAACGGCCTCCCTAACCTCAAGAGCATTAACCTCTCGTTCTGTGCCAGCATCACAGACTCAGGACTCAAATACCTTGCGCGAATGCCCAGCCTCCGCGATCTCAATCTGAGATCATGTGACAACATCTCCGACATCGGCATCGCGTACCTGGCGGAGGGCGGCTCGAGGATCACCGGCCTCGACGTGTCCTTCTGCGACAAGATCGGCGACCAGGCCCTCGTGCACATCTCGCAGGGCCTGTTCACGCTGCGCTCGCTGTCGTGCTCGGCGTGTCAGATCAGCGACGACGGCATCCACCGGATCGCGCGAACGTTGCACGAGCTCGACACGCTCAACATCGGTCAGTGCGTCCGGGTGACCGACAAGGGCCTGCAGCTGATAGCCGAACACCTCACCAACCTCTACTGTATCGACCTCTATGGTTGCAACCGCATCACCACGGTAGGCCTCGAGAGAATCATGCAATTGCCTCGCCTCTCTGTCCTGAACCTGGGCCTCTGGCACAAGCATAGGCGGTGA